A single region of the Microscilla marina ATCC 23134 genome encodes:
- a CDS encoding phage tail tape measure protein: protein MFGLIELWEQSGQTKPVFCAAQGISLANFGYWRTKWLALNSSEAHTLSSFVTIEPVPASPETTRAYAIVRCLPLFTFFGFVNFTSIAQVGCLTFTQITKRVNAANATQVALMKRLLGEKRLQAALKKGGEITLKGAEAIKGYDIVLNTAAGTAQKMAKTMEDNLAGDVTKAKSAFSGLMIEIGDRFDPFLRRMTQSMTEVLSNLDENFGQYYKTLSDAFAPLRKAFGQFKRDLLGAKGSLSEFGNASLGVKEVVQGIAQAVSFVSPFIATVLTNISGLINRLAATFAPMKDRLQQLLGGLRTNLLMVSQDVWNIAGNLIGALSPLIEVVLNVANTIMNNFGQIWKTITGVVNMVLPFVYQLADSFRANVDVGGLLGNVMGGVTAVINGLRPVLRVILRLLTPLGKLFLWIGGILLKVVGVAFEGLGNIVGKVFGGIGDLFNWLIDKFSWVFNKIKQGLRLIGVMSKEADSVSQKQKDKIQQDKKPKPKTPAEEQQEKEEKERKKRLKKLQDEIDQFNEDRKKKTVGTMTGAAFNTLITPTKQSGKTTTATPESSGGASTTSASGMNKITGGGSKQVNINITIGNIIGMNVDSINNLDAKGQEVQQSADFIVQEIVRKINGAMMVQEG from the coding sequence TGATCGAGTTGTGGGAGCAAAGTGGTCAAACCAAACCTGTTTTTTGTGCTGCTCAGGGCATCAGCCTGGCCAATTTTGGCTACTGGCGTACCAAGTGGCTTGCTTTAAATAGCTCTGAGGCACACACACTTTCATCCTTTGTTACTATCGAGCCAGTACCTGCTTCACCAGAAACCACCAGAGCGTATGCCATTGTACGGTGTCTGCCTTTGTTTACCTTCTTTGGATTTGTCAATTTTACCTCAATTGCTCAGGTGGGATGTTTAACTTTCACTCAGATTACCAAGAGGGTAAATGCTGCCAATGCTACCCAGGTAGCGCTGATGAAGCGACTCCTTGGGGAAAAACGTTTGCAGGCCGCGCTCAAAAAAGGGGGTGAAATTACCCTCAAAGGAGCCGAAGCCATCAAAGGTTACGACATTGTGCTCAATACCGCAGCGGGTACCGCCCAAAAAATGGCCAAAACAATGGAAGACAACCTGGCGGGGGATGTCACCAAGGCAAAGTCGGCTTTTAGCGGGTTGATGATTGAAATCGGTGACCGCTTTGATCCTTTCCTGCGCCGGATGACCCAATCAATGACAGAAGTGCTGAGCAACCTGGACGAAAACTTCGGGCAGTACTATAAAACCCTCAGCGATGCTTTTGCACCTTTACGTAAGGCCTTTGGGCAGTTCAAACGCGATTTGTTGGGGGCAAAGGGCAGCCTGAGCGAATTTGGCAATGCTTCGCTGGGCGTAAAAGAGGTGGTGCAGGGCATTGCCCAGGCAGTCAGCTTTGTCTCGCCTTTTATTGCGACCGTGCTTACTAATATCTCAGGTTTGATCAACCGCCTGGCCGCTACCTTTGCCCCCATGAAAGATCGTCTTCAGCAACTATTGGGTGGGCTGCGCACCAACCTGCTGATGGTCAGCCAGGATGTATGGAACATTGCGGGCAACCTGATTGGGGCACTATCACCCTTGATTGAGGTAGTGCTCAACGTGGCAAATACCATTATGAACAACTTTGGCCAGATCTGGAAAACCATTACCGGGGTAGTAAATATGGTTTTGCCTTTTGTCTATCAGCTTGCCGATTCGTTTCGGGCAAACGTAGATGTAGGGGGCTTGTTGGGGAATGTCATGGGAGGAGTCACGGCAGTGATCAATGGTTTGCGCCCAGTGCTTCGGGTGATTTTACGTCTGCTCACTCCTTTGGGCAAACTCTTTTTGTGGATTGGGGGCATTTTGCTCAAAGTGGTAGGGGTTGCCTTTGAAGGTTTGGGTAACATTGTGGGCAAAGTCTTTGGTGGCATAGGCGATTTGTTCAATTGGTTGATTGACAAGTTTAGCTGGGTGTTCAACAAGATAAAACAAGGGCTGCGCCTGATTGGGGTGATGTCGAAAGAAGCAGACAGCGTGAGTCAAAAACAAAAGGATAAAATCCAGCAAGATAAAAAGCCAAAGCCTAAAACTCCCGCCGAAGAACAACAGGAAAAGGAAGAAAAAGAGCGCAAAAAACGCCTCAAAAAACTACAGGATGAGATAGACCAGTTCAACGAAGACCGCAAGAAAAAAACGGTGGGTACGATGACTGGTGCGGCTTTCAACACCTTGATTACCCCCACTAAACAATCTGGTAAGACCACCACGGCAACCCCGGAGAGCAGCGGTGGGGCAAGCACCACCAGTGCGAGTGGCATGAACAAAATCACAGGAGGAGGCAGCAAACAGGTCAATATCAATATTACCATTGGCAATATTATCGGGATGAATGTAGACAGCATCAACAACCTGGATGCCAAAGGTCAGGAGGTGCAACAATCAGCCGATTTTATTGTACAGGAGATTGTGCGCAAGATCAATGGGGCGATGATGGTGCAGGAGGGGTAG
- a CDS encoding ADP-ribosylglycohydrolase family protein: protein MNLQDILLGFAIGDAFGAGVEFQDRNWIRENIDFSSFVNVRSSVQALHTDIQNYHDWEYTDDTEMTIGLIKALISEQPFIEELLVKFWKKEYEEGGNVKGYTRAGHGSISWVYSGEKTIDEVRRFQQKRRFPGNAPATRALPIGFIKDHLINDYAIINANATHPHSKAIAASIIVARATQYLLVQKRKQEDIIFYCAEFIKDIDSDTFNLIFQVESLPPPSELTEQDYIVLCGPQPIEPPKFLAGIKGLPSDAYHTSACVLYLLKHSKSAFEGLKNAILMGGDVDSIASICTGILSGKYGISSLPHFMIESVEGKPYLNDLARRFYKYLDQKSS from the coding sequence ATGAATTTACAAGATATATTGTTAGGTTTTGCTATTGGAGATGCATTTGGGGCAGGTGTAGAGTTTCAGGATAGAAATTGGATTCGAGAAAATATTGACTTTTCTTCTTTTGTAAACGTAAGGAGTAGTGTCCAAGCCTTACATACAGATATTCAAAATTATCATGATTGGGAATATACTGATGATACAGAAATGACTATTGGGCTAATTAAAGCTTTAATCTCTGAACAACCATTTATTGAAGAGTTACTTGTAAAATTTTGGAAAAAAGAATATGAAGAAGGAGGCAATGTAAAAGGATATACCAGAGCTGGTCATGGTTCCATAAGCTGGGTATATAGCGGAGAAAAAACCATCGATGAAGTAAGAAGGTTTCAACAAAAAAGGAGGTTTCCTGGCAATGCGCCTGCAACAAGAGCATTGCCTATTGGTTTTATAAAAGATCATTTGATTAATGATTATGCTATTATCAATGCTAATGCTACACACCCTCACTCCAAAGCAATTGCTGCAAGTATTATTGTAGCAAGGGCCACTCAGTACTTGCTAGTTCAGAAAAGAAAGCAGGAGGACATCATTTTTTATTGTGCTGAGTTTATCAAAGACATAGATAGCGACACTTTTAATCTTATTTTTCAAGTAGAGAGCTTACCCCCTCCTAGTGAATTAACAGAACAAGACTATATAGTGTTATGTGGTCCACAGCCAATAGAGCCACCAAAGTTTTTAGCAGGAATTAAAGGCTTGCCTTCTGATGCTTACCATACATCTGCTTGTGTGCTTTACTTATTAAAACACTCTAAATCTGCGTTTGAAGGCTTAAAAAATGCTATTTTGATGGGTGGCGATGTAGACTCTATTGCTTCTATTTGCACAGGTATACTGAGTGGAAAGTATGGAATATCTTCCCTGCCTCATTTTATGATAGAAAGCGTTGAAGGGAAGCCATACTTAAATGATTTAGCCCGAAGATTCTATAAATACCTTGATCAAAAAAGTTCGTAG